A genomic window from Bacteroidales bacterium includes:
- a CDS encoding DUF3109 family protein, giving the protein MIIEDVIISDNLKNVFFCCNLSLCKGACCVEGDAGAPLSEEEIGIIEDLSEKILPLMDENAQEMYKNLGCFDYDMSGSMVTPLKSNEECIYMSWENGHTYCIFEKLFNDKQSTFQKPISCHLYPIRIAEEGSFDKLLLHKWSICEEAYEIGKKNNIHLFDFLKVPLIRKYGQTWYNRLMNKCGLDPHKT; this is encoded by the coding sequence TGTAATCTAAGCTTATGCAAAGGCGCTTGCTGCGTAGAAGGCGATGCTGGAGCACCATTATCGGAAGAAGAAATTGGAATAATTGAGGATTTGTCGGAAAAAATACTCCCTTTGATGGATGAAAACGCCCAAGAAATGTATAAAAACCTTGGCTGTTTCGACTATGACATGTCTGGAAGCATGGTAACACCTCTAAAATCAAATGAAGAATGTATTTACATGTCGTGGGAAAACGGTCATACCTACTGCATTTTTGAAAAATTATTTAACGACAAACAATCTACGTTCCAAAAACCAATTTCCTGCCATTTATATCCCATAAGAATTGCAGAAGAAGGCTCTTTCGACAAGTTATTACTTCACAAATGGAGTATTTGCGAAGAAGCATACGAAATTGGCAAAAAAAACAATATACATTTATTTGATTTTTTAAAAGTCCCATTAATACGAAAATACGGGCAGACGTGGTACAATCGGTTAATGAATAAATGCGGATTAGACCCGCACAAAACATAA
- a CDS encoding LD-carboxypeptidase: MSIPFLKHGDTIAIAAPSRKIGDLDCKPFEKFLNDFGFNVIYAENISCEQNQFAGTDNERADAINKLFEDPAVKAIISARGGYGAVRIVDKLKWEALSKNPKWLCGFSDFTVLLNHQYQCNKLPSVHSDMALRFLDTSNRENFTTLVNILSGNKQTISFSKHELNRGEKASGVIVGGNLSVLYSMLGSKSFPELRNKILFIEDLDEYLYHIDRMMYGLKRAGVFDNLNAVVIGSMSDMRDNDVPFGKTAYEIISDCLKDFSFPLFFDFPAGHTNQNLPFFIGKDTVLETHKDKIIFNQD, translated from the coding sequence ATGAGCATACCATTTTTAAAGCATGGAGACACGATTGCAATTGCAGCACCTTCTAGAAAAATCGGCGATTTAGACTGCAAACCTTTTGAAAAATTTCTAAACGATTTTGGCTTTAATGTTATTTATGCAGAAAATATTTCTTGCGAACAAAATCAATTTGCTGGAACTGACAATGAAAGGGCTGATGCAATAAATAAATTATTTGAAGACCCTGCTGTAAAAGCTATTATTTCTGCTAGAGGCGGCTATGGCGCTGTTAGGATCGTTGATAAGCTAAAATGGGAAGCATTAAGCAAAAATCCTAAGTGGCTATGCGGTTTTAGCGATTTTACTGTTTTGCTAAATCATCAATATCAATGCAACAAACTCCCGTCAGTGCACAGCGATATGGCTCTTAGATTCTTAGACACAAGTAATAGAGAGAATTTCACGACTCTTGTAAACATACTATCTGGCAACAAACAAACAATCAGCTTTTCTAAACACGAATTAAATAGAGGAGAAAAAGCAAGCGGCGTTATCGTTGGAGGGAATTTAAGCGTCCTTTACTCTATGCTTGGCTCAAAATCATTTCCTGAGCTAAGAAACAAAATATTGTTTATCGAAGACTTGGACGAATACTTGTATCATATAGACCGAATGATGTATGGGCTAAAAAGAGCCGGAGTTTTTGACAACCTAAACGCTGTTGTTATTGGCTCTATGAGCGATATGAGAGACAACGATGTCCCTTTTGGCAAAACCGCTTATGAAATTATTTCAGATTGCTTAAAAGATTTTTCTTTTCCACTTTTTTTTGATTTCCCTGCTGGACACACAAATCAGAATTTGCCCTTTTTTATTGGGAAAGACACGGTTTTAGAAACTCATAAAGACAAAATTAT